In Phormidium yuhuli AB48, one genomic interval encodes:
- a CDS encoding metallophosphoesterase family protein: protein MKIAVLSCIHGNLEALETVLNDVEAQGCDRIICLGDLVGYGPYPNEVVDRIRSLEIPTVQGCWDEDIVEGLNACECSYPSLLAEKRGLRAHEWTNQVVRDDVREYLAQLPLSLREGNLCFVHGSPNSQHEYLMPELDSFIALERVLSTDADVLFCGHTHIPYVRSLDDGNISMSVKQIHPDNPQTTPVQQSFSTSIKRIVNAGSVGEPRHGRPNATYVIYDTQSEAVGLRELPYDYQKTCAAILEQGLPKIFAWRLSQGLEFAERTDDPQHLCQR, encoded by the coding sequence ATGAAAATTGCTGTTTTATCCTGTATTCACGGAAACTTAGAAGCCCTAGAGACCGTCTTAAATGACGTTGAAGCCCAGGGATGCGATCGCATCATCTGCCTAGGCGACTTAGTCGGTTATGGTCCCTATCCCAACGAAGTGGTCGATCGCATTCGGAGCCTAGAGATTCCCACCGTACAAGGCTGTTGGGACGAAGATATCGTCGAAGGCCTTAACGCTTGCGAATGTAGCTATCCCTCCCTGCTAGCCGAAAAACGGGGACTTCGGGCCCATGAATGGACGAATCAAGTGGTTCGGGATGATGTGCGGGAGTATCTGGCCCAACTTCCCCTAAGCTTACGAGAGGGAAACCTTTGTTTTGTCCATGGAAGTCCCAACAGTCAACATGAGTATCTGATGCCAGAACTTGACAGCTTCATCGCCCTAGAACGAGTGTTATCCACAGACGCCGATGTCCTGTTTTGTGGACATACCCATATCCCCTATGTGCGATCGCTCGACGACGGAAACATCTCCATGTCCGTCAAACAGATTCACCCCGACAATCCCCAAACCACTCCCGTCCAACAAAGCTTCTCAACATCCATCAAACGGATTGTCAACGCCGGTTCCGTCGGAGAACCCCGCCACGGTCGTCCCAATGCCACCTACGTGATTTATGATACCCAGAGCGAAGCCGTGGGCCTGCGGGAACTTCCCTATGACTATCAAAAAACCTGTGCCGCCATCCTTGAACAGGGCCTTCCCAAAATCTTCGCCTGGCGACTTTCCCAGGGCCTAGAATTTGCCGAACGGACCGATGATCCTCAGCATTTATGTCAACGCTAG
- a CDS encoding CobW family GTP-binding protein: MSNPLTVSDTPLNLPKQGMPVTIITGFLGSGKTTLLNHILNNQQDLKVAVLVNEFGDINIDSQLLMSIDENMVELSNGCICCTINDGLVDAVYRVLERGDRIDYLIIETTGVADPLPIMLTFLGTELRDFTRLDSVLTTIDAETFTPKCFDSEAANKQIIYSDIILLNKTDLVPEAQLSQLEQSLRTLKDGARIIRCQFGEVPLPLILDVHYNRPQDYQREIEEEKAHDHDHDHDHEHHHEHHHEHPHEHHHHHSSHLDNDGFVSISFQSDRPLSLERFQKFLDTLPPSIFRAKGILWFQESQQKHIFQLSGKRCVLNVDDWKNAQPKNQMVFIGRHLDETQLRNSLKDCLISEVISGRS, encoded by the coding sequence ATGTCTAATCCGCTCACGGTGTCTGACACCCCTCTGAACCTTCCCAAACAGGGAATGCCTGTGACAATCATCACGGGATTTTTGGGCAGTGGCAAAACCACCCTTCTTAATCACATCCTCAACAACCAACAGGATCTGAAAGTTGCCGTCTTAGTCAATGAGTTTGGTGACATCAACATTGATAGCCAACTGCTGATGTCCATCGACGAGAACATGGTGGAACTGAGCAATGGCTGTATTTGCTGCACCATCAATGATGGCTTAGTGGATGCCGTCTATCGCGTCTTGGAACGGGGCGATCGCATCGACTACCTCATCATTGAAACCACCGGAGTCGCCGATCCCCTGCCGATTATGTTAACCTTCCTCGGCACGGAATTACGAGATTTCACCCGGCTCGACTCCGTCCTCACCACCATTGATGCAGAAACCTTCACCCCAAAATGCTTTGACAGTGAAGCCGCCAACAAACAGATTATCTACAGTGACATCATTCTCCTCAACAAAACTGATTTAGTCCCTGAAGCCCAACTCAGCCAACTCGAACAAAGCCTTCGCACGCTCAAAGACGGGGCGCGAATTATACGCTGTCAATTTGGGGAAGTTCCCTTGCCCCTAATTTTAGACGTTCACTACAACCGTCCCCAAGACTATCAGCGAGAAATTGAGGAAGAAAAGGCTCATGACCACGATCATGACCACGATCATGAGCATCATCATGAGCATCATCACGAGCATCCCCACGAACATCACCATCACCATTCCAGCCATCTCGATAACGATGGATTTGTCTCGATTTCCTTCCAGAGCGATCGCCCCCTATCTTTAGAACGCTTCCAAAAATTCCTGGATACTCTTCCCCCATCCATCTTCCGAGCCAAAGGAATCCTCTGGTTTCAAGAAAGCCAGCAAAAACACATCTTCCAACTCAGCGGAAAACGCTGTGTCCTCAACGTGGATGACTGGAAAAATGCCCAACCCAAAAACCAAATGGTGTTCATTGGTCGCCACCTGGACGAAACCCAGCTCCGTAACAGCCTCAAAGACTGTTTAATTTCCGAAGTTATCAGTGGACGCTCCTAG
- a CDS encoding metallophosphoesterase family protein, with protein sequence MTDLFLEHSHWAILSGLEGNLTAYHAVLEDIRKQTLPVDAIYILGDVVGLHPQCSELLEQLRSPKPGEPTPQICTGWWEEQCFNLHGVGPDPQGIALKERYGDDVVEALWNAVPRDHVEWLRSLDFGFLELDSLLIHGSTVSYDDELTPNTPPSILLDRLIRADANQLFCGRSGLAFEYCFESGQINSQVTTLDGNEAPISQSLKPRKVIGVGSVGRTPNQASYCLYSPGSNQVKFRHLT encoded by the coding sequence TTGACTGATTTATTTCTAGAACACTCCCATTGGGCAATTTTAAGTGGTCTTGAAGGCAATCTAACCGCTTATCATGCCGTATTAGAGGATATTCGCAAACAAACCCTTCCCGTAGATGCAATTTATATCCTCGGCGATGTTGTCGGCTTGCATCCCCAATGTTCAGAACTTCTAGAACAGCTGCGATCGCCCAAACCCGGAGAACCCACCCCCCAAATTTGCACCGGCTGGTGGGAAGAACAATGCTTCAACCTGCACGGAGTCGGGCCCGATCCTCAGGGAATAGCCCTAAAAGAGCGATATGGCGATGACGTCGTCGAGGCCCTCTGGAATGCCGTTCCTCGGGACCATGTCGAGTGGTTGCGATCGCTCGATTTTGGCTTTCTGGAGTTAGACAGTCTCCTCATTCATGGGAGTACCGTCAGCTACGATGACGAACTCACCCCAAACACCCCTCCCAGTATCCTACTCGATCGCCTCATCCGTGCCGATGCCAACCAGCTTTTCTGTGGCCGTTCAGGATTAGCCTTCGAGTATTGTTTTGAATCAGGACAAATCAACTCCCAAGTCACCACCTTAGACGGCAACGAAGCCCCCATCAGCCAATCCCTAAAACCCCGCAAAGTCATCGGAGTCGGCAGCGTTGGGCGAACTCCCAATCAAGCCAGTTATTGTTTATATTCCCCCGGTAGCAACCAAGTCAAATTTCGTCATCTCACCTAA
- the folE gene encoding GTP cyclohydrolase I FolE encodes MTLDSSNTVASNGQSIPSSLSSVSSSIPTATRARVSRAEMEQAVRTLLIGLGEDPDREGLKDTPKRVVKALQFLTQGYDQSLEELLNGAVFHEDTDEMVLIRDIDIFSSCEHHILPIIGRVHVAYIPNGRVIGLSKIARICEMHARRLQVQERLTASIAETLQSVLQPQGVAVVVEATHMCMVMRGVQKPGSWTVSSAMRGVFAEDARTRQEFMSLIRHSPAFH; translated from the coding sequence ATGACTTTAGACAGCTCAAACACTGTAGCCAGCAACGGACAGTCCATCCCCTCCAGCCTCAGTTCTGTTAGTAGTTCCATCCCCACAGCTACACGCGCCCGAGTATCACGAGCCGAAATGGAGCAAGCCGTTCGGACTCTGTTAATCGGACTGGGAGAAGACCCCGATCGCGAAGGCTTAAAAGACACCCCTAAACGAGTGGTGAAAGCCCTTCAATTTCTCACCCAAGGCTACGACCAATCCCTCGAAGAACTCCTCAATGGAGCCGTCTTTCACGAAGACACCGATGAGATGGTTTTAATTCGGGACATCGACATTTTCAGTTCCTGTGAACACCATATTTTGCCCATTATCGGACGAGTTCACGTAGCCTACATTCCCAACGGACGAGTCATCGGCCTCTCGAAAATCGCCCGCATCTGTGAAATGCACGCCCGCCGTCTGCAAGTTCAAGAGCGACTCACCGCCAGCATTGCCGAAACCTTGCAATCTGTGTTACAACCTCAAGGGGTCGCCGTCGTCGTCGAAGCTACTCATATGTGTATGGTGATGCGGGGCGTTCAAAAACCGGGGTCTTGGACCGTCAGCAGTGCCATGCGAGGTGTTTTTGCCGAAGACGCACGCACCCGCCAAGAGTTTATGAGTCTAATCCGCCACAGTCCCGCTTTCCATTAA
- a CDS encoding CobW C-terminal domain-containing protein, which produces MSNIFLIAGPSGVGKTHWIAEKLQQHSPNQTIAYLNLGGGSFPLDASYLDTLHPKLDCLSDDNASVKLVEHQGAKNPIYIEVGFHIALESLVLPLVDCQNIVLVPPKGPKTDWHHWPEANEVKVGVGTATESIVNLQMQRALLSGEVFDPPSLDIFWQELIQGAYGPVQRAKAIFNIADGQTFLFNFTSGLEGSEYHSLNVPLCLDGRPQGFSGLEVVGENLDGAGIKETLQDCFVADEILAQYQAYLKTAQDPMVDTN; this is translated from the coding sequence ATGTCTAACATCTTCCTCATTGCCGGCCCTTCTGGAGTTGGAAAAACCCATTGGATTGCGGAAAAACTGCAACAGCATTCCCCCAATCAAACAATCGCCTACCTCAACCTTGGCGGCGGTTCTTTTCCCCTGGATGCCAGCTATTTAGACACCCTGCACCCCAAACTTGACTGTCTCAGCGATGACAATGCCTCAGTCAAGCTGGTAGAACATCAGGGGGCTAAAAATCCTATTTATATTGAAGTTGGCTTTCATATTGCCTTAGAGTCCCTAGTGCTGCCCCTCGTGGATTGTCAGAACATCGTCCTAGTTCCTCCCAAGGGTCCTAAAACAGACTGGCATCATTGGCCAGAAGCCAATGAGGTGAAAGTGGGTGTCGGAACGGCGACTGAGTCCATCGTCAACTTACAAATGCAGCGAGCGTTGTTATCTGGGGAAGTTTTCGACCCGCCAAGTTTGGATATTTTCTGGCAGGAGTTAATACAAGGTGCCTATGGCCCCGTTCAACGAGCCAAGGCTATTTTTAATATTGCTGATGGACAGACCTTTTTATTTAACTTTACTTCAGGCTTAGAGGGCAGTGAGTATCATTCCTTAAACGTTCCTTTATGCCTGGATGGTCGGCCGCAAGGGTTTAGTGGTTTGGAAGTCGTCGGCGAGAACCTAGATGGAGCCGGTATTAAAGAAACCCTACAGGACTGTTTTGTGGCGGATGAAATTTTGGCTCAATATCAAGCCTATTTGAAAACCGCACAAGACCCTATGGTTGACACGAATTAA